One genomic region from Cetobacterium sp. 8H encodes:
- a CDS encoding glutaredoxin domain-containing protein, protein MKIMLFTTPTCQYCGPAKELLADTEGVEIINALENQDLAGMYGIRSVPSLVVEKCSGTNVFVGLDQIAKYIDESENTSGGCGCNCGH, encoded by the coding sequence ATGAAAATAATGTTATTTACAACACCAACTTGTCAATATTGTGGGCCAGCTAAAGAATTACTAGCAGATACAGAAGGTGTAGAGATTATAAACGCTTTAGAAAATCAAGATTTAGCAGGAATGTACGGGATTAGATCTGTACCATCTTTAGTAGTAGAAAAATGTAGTGGAACAAATGTATTTGTAGGACTAGATCAAATAGCGAAATATATTGATGAAAGTGAAAATACATCTGGTGGATGTGGATGTAACTGCGGACATTAA
- the zwf gene encoding glucose-6-phosphate dehydrogenase, with amino-acid sequence MLKVDMNEFCSYELDENKISEFIFIIFGGMGDLSTKKIIPSLYNLFKKSRLKKDFKIVLHGRTKRSNEMCFEIIKKNLIELEKENFDDKLFEIFYQKFSYYSENIEEPENCKILNGVINEFRNSSKNEKQIVFYLSVPPDLVLKTLKIIENTDVFETEINKKIVMEKPFGTDYNSAKNLNKELEKKFKENEIYRIDHYLGKETVQNILFFRFGNLILEPIWKREYIDHVQITISETIGIENRGEFYDKNGIIKDIIQNHMLQILSIICMEYPISFNPDSIRDEKLKIFKSIKKIEKKDIEKNIVLGQYRKGKVLGKDVVSYLEEKNIQQDSKTPTFFSGKVFIENWRWSGVPFYLRAGKRLKEKVTEVVIIFKNPPLNLFGNSCSKILPNKVIFTIQPEEKIEITMNVKYPGDKNYPHPIKLTFDYSNLKNNTYLSAYERLILDILRGDSTLFAREDEIESMWKVVEPIIEATGNNFQIQEYFSGSWGPEASDMLIENDERRWIRYEDS; translated from the coding sequence GTGTTAAAAGTTGATATGAATGAATTTTGTAGCTATGAATTAGATGAGAATAAAATATCAGAATTTATTTTTATTATTTTTGGTGGAATGGGAGATTTAAGTACGAAAAAGATAATTCCATCTCTTTATAATCTGTTTAAAAAAAGTAGATTAAAAAAAGATTTTAAAATTGTTTTACATGGAAGAACAAAAAGATCAAATGAGATGTGTTTTGAAATAATAAAAAAAAATTTAATAGAGTTAGAAAAAGAAAATTTTGATGATAAATTATTTGAAATATTCTATCAAAAATTTAGCTATTACAGTGAAAATATAGAAGAACCAGAAAATTGTAAAATATTGAATGGTGTTATAAACGAATTTAGAAACAGCTCTAAAAATGAAAAACAGATAGTTTTTTATCTGTCAGTACCACCAGATTTAGTTTTAAAAACATTGAAAATAATTGAAAATACGGATGTATTCGAAACAGAAATAAATAAAAAAATAGTTATGGAAAAACCATTTGGAACAGATTATAATTCAGCAAAAAATTTAAACAAAGAGTTAGAAAAAAAATTTAAAGAAAATGAGATATATAGAATTGACCATTACTTAGGAAAAGAAACTGTTCAAAATATTTTATTTTTTAGATTTGGAAATTTAATATTAGAACCAATATGGAAAAGAGAATATATTGATCATGTTCAAATAACAATTTCAGAAACAATAGGTATAGAAAATAGAGGAGAATTTTATGATAAAAATGGAATTATAAAAGATATAATTCAAAATCATATGTTACAAATTTTGAGTATAATTTGTATGGAGTATCCAATAAGTTTTAATCCAGATTCGATTAGGGATGAAAAACTAAAAATTTTTAAAAGTATAAAAAAAATAGAAAAAAAGGATATTGAAAAAAATATTGTATTAGGTCAGTATAGGAAAGGGAAAGTTTTAGGAAAAGATGTCGTGAGTTATTTAGAAGAAAAAAATATACAACAGGATTCAAAAACGCCAACATTTTTTTCAGGTAAAGTATTCATAGAAAATTGGAGATGGTCAGGTGTTCCATTTTATTTGAGGGCTGGAAAAAGATTGAAAGAGAAAGTGACTGAGGTTGTTATAATTTTTAAAAATCCTCCTTTAAATTTATTTGGAAATAGCTGTTCAAAAATTCTTCCTAATAAAGTTATATTTACAATACAGCCCGAAGAAAAGATAGAGATAACTATGAATGTGAAATATCCTGGAGATAAAAATTATCCTCATCCTATAAAATTGACTTTTGATTACTCTAATTTGAAAAATAATACATATTTGAGTGCTTATGAAAGGTTAATTTTAGATATATTAAGAGGAGATTCAACTCTTTTTGCAAGAGAAGATGAAATAGAAAGTATGTGGAAGGTAGTAGAACCTATAATAGAAGCTACTGGAAATAATTTTCAAATTCAAGAGTATTTTTCTGGAAGTTGGGGACCAGAAGCTAGTGATATGTTAATAGAAAATGACGAAAGAAGGTGGATTAGATATGAGGATAGTTAA
- the pgl gene encoding 6-phosphogluconolactonase: MRIVKVSKKSDLFKKAVDIFKESSYGKSVVNVAFSGGKTPKEFFKRLSKEDIDWSKINIFLVDERFVPLNSQDSNYNLLKKNLLDKIEIPEKNIHRIEILKTPLDSKIDYEKKLIKYFKGNIKFDLVYLGIGDDGHTASIFDMDDVNVEDPTLITESSKYPHKRITLSMDTINKAEKKIIIATKEKIKVLEDIFLFKYPAFFVEDPIILIENEPVL, translated from the coding sequence ATGAGGATAGTTAAAGTTTCTAAAAAAAGCGATTTATTTAAAAAAGCAGTAGATATTTTTAAAGAGTCATCATATGGGAAAAGCGTTGTAAATGTAGCATTTTCAGGTGGGAAAACTCCAAAAGAGTTTTTTAAAAGATTATCAAAAGAGGATATAGATTGGAGTAAAATAAATATATTTTTAGTTGATGAGAGATTTGTTCCTTTAAATAGTCAAGATAGTAACTATAATCTTCTTAAAAAAAATCTTTTAGATAAGATAGAGATTCCAGAAAAAAATATTCATAGAATAGAAATATTAAAAACACCACTAGATTCAAAAATTGATTATGAAAAAAAATTAATAAAATATTTTAAAGGGAATATAAAATTTGATTTAGTATACTTAGGAATAGGAGATGATGGTCATACAGCTTCTATTTTTGATATGGATGATGTAAACGTAGAAGACCCAACACTGATAACAGAAAGCTCTAAGTATCCACATAAAAGAATAACTTTGAGTATGGACACTATAAATAAAGCTGAAAAAAAAATAATAATAGCGACAAAAGAAAAAATAAAAGTATTAGAAGATATATTTTTATTTAAATACCCAGCTTTTTTTGTAGAAGATCCAATTATATTAATAGAAAATGAACCAGTATTATAA